The following are from one region of the Streptomyces fradiae genome:
- a CDS encoding SRPBCC family protein yields the protein MAEHTSSSITIEAAPAEVMSVIADFARYPEWTGEVKEAEVLSTDPAGRAEKVRLLLDAGAIKDDHTLAYTWTGDNEVSWTLVKSQMLRSLDGSYRLAPTAGGASTEVTYQLTVDVKIPMLGMIKRKAEKVIIDRALAGLKKRVESGK from the coding sequence ATGGCGGAACACACCAGCTCGAGCATCACCATCGAGGCGGCCCCGGCCGAGGTCATGAGCGTCATCGCCGACTTCGCCCGCTACCCCGAGTGGACGGGCGAGGTGAAGGAGGCCGAGGTCCTGTCGACGGACCCGGCCGGCCGCGCGGAGAAGGTCCGCCTGCTCCTCGACGCGGGCGCGATCAAGGACGACCACACCCTCGCGTACACCTGGACCGGCGACAACGAGGTCTCCTGGACCCTCGTCAAGTCCCAGATGCTCCGCTCCCTCGACGGCTCCTACCGCCTGGCCCCGACGGCCGGCGGCGCCTCCACCGAGGTCACCTACCAGCTGACCGTCGACGTCAAGATCCCCATGCTCGGCATGATCAAGCGCAAGGCGGAGAAGGTCATCATCGACCGCGCCCTGGCGGGCCTGAAGAAGCGGGTCGAGTCCGGGAAGTAG
- a CDS encoding long-chain fatty acid--CoA ligase, whose product MREFSLPALYEVPTDGNLTDLIRRNASQHPDVAVMARKVGGVWTDVTAKQFLAEVQGAAKGLIAAGVEPGDRVALLSRTRYEWVLLDFAIWSAGAITVPVYETSSPEQIQWILGDSGASLALVESAAHQASVESVRAGLPALKTVLQIEDDAVARLTADGADVSDELLDQRMSSANADDPATIVYTSGTTGRPKGCVLTHRAFFAECGNVVERLKPLFRTGESSALLFLPAAHVFGRLIEVGCVMAPIKLGCLPDIKTLTDELASFQPTMVLGVPRVFEKVYNSARAKAQADGKGKIFDKAAHTAIAYSRALGTPQGPSFGLRLKHKIFDKLVYGKLRAVLGGRGEYAISGGAPLGERLGHFFRGIGFSVLEGYGLTESCAATAFNPWDRQKIGTVGQPLPGSVVRIADDGEVLLHGEHIFSGYWNNEAATAEALADGWFHTGDIGTLDEDGYLAITGRKKEILVTAGGKNVAPAVIEDRIRAHALVAECMVVGDGRPFVGALVTVDEEFLGRWAAEHGKPAGSTAASLREDPELNAEIQRAIDDGNAAVSKAESVRKFRILSAQFTEEAGHITPSLKLKRNVVAKDFADEIEAIYSA is encoded by the coding sequence TTGCGCGAGTTCAGCCTTCCGGCCCTGTACGAGGTCCCCACGGACGGCAACCTGACGGATCTCATCCGCCGCAACGCCTCCCAGCACCCAGACGTCGCCGTGATGGCGCGCAAGGTCGGGGGCGTCTGGACGGACGTCACCGCCAAGCAGTTCCTCGCCGAGGTACAGGGGGCGGCGAAGGGTCTGATCGCGGCCGGCGTCGAACCGGGCGACCGGGTGGCCCTACTGTCCCGCACCCGCTACGAGTGGGTGCTGCTCGACTTCGCGATCTGGAGCGCGGGCGCGATCACCGTGCCGGTGTACGAGACCAGCTCGCCCGAGCAGATCCAGTGGATCCTCGGCGACTCGGGCGCCTCCCTGGCGCTGGTGGAGAGCGCGGCGCACCAGGCCTCGGTGGAGTCGGTGCGGGCGGGCCTGCCGGCCCTGAAGACCGTGCTGCAGATCGAGGACGACGCGGTGGCGCGGCTGACCGCGGACGGCGCGGACGTCTCGGACGAGCTGCTCGACCAGCGGATGTCGTCGGCGAACGCGGACGATCCGGCGACGATCGTCTACACCTCGGGCACCACCGGCCGCCCCAAGGGCTGCGTGCTGACCCACCGGGCGTTCTTCGCCGAGTGCGGCAACGTGGTCGAGCGGCTGAAGCCGCTCTTCCGTACGGGCGAGTCCTCGGCGCTGCTGTTCCTGCCGGCCGCGCACGTCTTCGGCCGGCTGATCGAGGTCGGCTGTGTGATGGCGCCGATCAAGCTGGGCTGTCTGCCCGACATCAAGACCCTCACCGACGAGCTGGCCTCCTTCCAGCCCACGATGGTCCTCGGCGTCCCGCGGGTCTTCGAGAAGGTCTACAACTCGGCCCGGGCCAAGGCGCAGGCCGACGGCAAGGGCAAGATCTTCGACAAGGCCGCGCACACGGCGATCGCCTACAGCCGGGCGCTCGGCACCCCGCAGGGCCCGTCCTTCGGTCTGAGGCTGAAGCACAAGATCTTCGACAAGCTGGTGTACGGGAAGCTGCGCGCCGTCCTCGGCGGGCGCGGCGAGTACGCGATCTCCGGCGGCGCGCCGCTGGGCGAGCGGCTCGGGCACTTCTTCCGCGGCATCGGCTTCTCGGTCCTGGAGGGCTACGGCCTGACGGAGTCCTGCGCGGCGACCGCGTTCAACCCGTGGGACCGGCAGAAGATCGGCACGGTCGGCCAGCCGCTGCCGGGCTCGGTGGTGCGGATCGCCGACGACGGCGAGGTGCTGCTGCACGGCGAGCACATCTTCTCCGGCTACTGGAACAACGAGGCGGCGACCGCCGAGGCGCTGGCGGACGGCTGGTTCCACACCGGTGACATCGGCACGCTCGACGAGGACGGCTACCTCGCGATCACCGGCCGGAAGAAGGAGATCCTGGTGACGGCGGGCGGCAAGAACGTCGCCCCGGCGGTCATCGAGGACCGGATCCGGGCGCACGCGCTGGTCGCGGAGTGCATGGTGGTCGGCGACGGACGCCCGTTCGTGGGCGCGCTCGTGACGGTCGACGAGGAGTTCCTGGGCCGCTGGGCGGCCGAGCACGGCAAGCCGGCCGGCTCGACCGCGGCCTCGCTGCGCGAGGACCCGGAGCTGAACGCGGAGATCCAGCGCGCGATCGACGACGGCAACGCGGCGGTCTCGAAGGCGGAGTCGGTGCGGAAGTTCCGTATCCTGTCCGCGCAGTTCACGGAGGAGGCGGGGCACATCACCCCGTCGCTGAAGCTGAAGCGCAATGTCGTGGCGAAGGACTTCGCCGACGAGATCGAGGCGATCTACAGCGCCTGA
- a CDS encoding lysophospholipid acyltransferase family protein: MKFSLGGSLKLAFRPWVEGIENIPAEGPAILASNHLSFSDSFFLPAVLDRKVTFIAKAEYFTTPGVKGRLTAAFFKGVGQLPVDRSGARGAGEAAIKAGIEVIEGGGLFGIYPEGTRSPDGRLYRGKPGGLARVALATGAPVIPVAMIDTEKIQPPGKVLPKLMRPGIRIGKPLDFSRYRGMEGDRFILRSVTDEVMYEIMKLSGQEYVDIYATAAKRQIAEAEKAAKEAVKAEIAAREESGA; encoded by the coding sequence ATGAAGTTCTCCCTCGGGGGGTCCCTGAAGCTCGCCTTCAGGCCCTGGGTCGAGGGCATCGAGAACATTCCCGCCGAGGGGCCGGCGATCCTCGCGAGCAACCACCTGTCGTTCTCCGACTCCTTCTTCCTGCCCGCCGTGCTCGACCGCAAGGTGACCTTCATCGCCAAGGCCGAGTACTTCACCACCCCGGGCGTCAAGGGCCGGCTGACGGCCGCCTTCTTCAAGGGCGTCGGACAGCTCCCGGTCGACCGCTCCGGCGCCCGCGGCGCCGGCGAGGCCGCGATCAAGGCCGGCATCGAGGTCATCGAGGGTGGCGGCCTGTTCGGCATCTACCCCGAGGGCACCCGCTCGCCCGACGGGCGGCTCTACCGCGGCAAGCCCGGCGGTCTCGCCCGGGTCGCCCTTGCCACCGGCGCGCCGGTCATCCCGGTCGCCATGATCGACACCGAGAAGATCCAGCCGCCCGGCAAGGTGCTGCCCAAGCTGATGCGCCCGGGCATCCGGATCGGCAAGCCGCTCGACTTCAGCCGCTACCGCGGCATGGAGGGCGACCGCTTCATCCTGCGCTCGGTGACCGACGAGGTCATGTACGAGATCATGAAGCTCTCCGGCCAGGAGTACGTGGACATCTACGCGACCGCCGCCAAGCGGCAGATCGCGGAGGCCGAGAAGGCCGCCAAGGAGGCCGTCAAGGCCGAGATCGCGGCACGGGAAGAGTCCGGCGCCTGA
- a CDS encoding endonuclease/exonuclease/phosphatase family protein, with translation MAISELPNSRTEPDGSAVVRILSYNVRSLRDDEDALARVIRACAPDLVCVQEAPRFFRWRKHAARLAAKSDLVVLGGGATAAGPLLLCSLRATVEHTEDVLLPLTPGLHRRGLATAVVRLGGARLGVISCHLSLSERERYAQAGLVLDRVAGLGTPYAIVAGDLNERPGGPAWTRLTKELQEGHATAPWGTTPTFPASAPDRRIDAILATPGVEFLACGVPTGLDRADLHTATDHLPVLAVVRVPAA, from the coding sequence ATGGCGATCAGTGAGCTGCCCAACTCCCGTACCGAGCCCGATGGTTCGGCCGTCGTCCGGATCCTCTCCTACAACGTGCGCTCGCTGCGGGACGACGAGGACGCGCTCGCCCGGGTGATCCGGGCCTGCGCCCCCGACCTCGTGTGCGTCCAGGAGGCGCCGCGCTTCTTCCGCTGGCGCAAGCACGCGGCCCGGCTGGCCGCGAAGAGCGACCTGGTCGTGCTCGGCGGCGGCGCCACCGCCGCCGGTCCGCTGCTGCTGTGCTCGCTGCGGGCCACCGTGGAGCACACCGAGGACGTGCTGCTCCCGCTCACCCCCGGCCTGCACCGCCGAGGCCTCGCCACCGCCGTGGTCCGGCTCGGCGGTGCCCGGCTCGGCGTGATCAGCTGTCACCTCAGCCTGTCCGAGCGGGAGCGGTACGCGCAGGCGGGCCTGGTCCTCGACCGGGTGGCCGGGCTCGGCACGCCGTACGCGATCGTCGCCGGCGACCTCAACGAGCGCCCCGGCGGCCCGGCCTGGACCCGGCTGACCAAGGAGCTCCAGGAAGGCCACGCGACCGCCCCCTGGGGCACCACCCCCACCTTCCCGGCCTCCGCCCCCGACCGCCGCATCGACGCGATCCTCGCCACCCCGGGCGTCGAGTTCCTCGCCTGCGGCGTCCCGACGGGCCTGGACCGCGCCGACCTCCACACGGCGACGGACCACCTGCCGGTGCTGGCGGTGGTCCGTGTGCCGGCGGCCTGA
- a CDS encoding metallophosphoesterase, which translates to MRINVVSDVHGNTGALARAGEGADALICLGDLVLFLDYADHSRGIFPDLFGVENADRLVELRTARRFDEARDLGRRLWGELGIDRATAIESAVRRQYAEMFAALPAPTYATYGNVDIPGLWSEYAGPGTTVLDGDRVELGGLVFGFVGGGLRTPMRTPYEISDEEYAAKVEALGEVDVLCSHIPPDLPELTYDTVARRFERGSRALLDAIRRTRPRYALFGHVHQPLVRRMRVGATECVNVGHFAATGRPWTLEW; encoded by the coding sequence ATGAGGATCAATGTGGTGAGCGACGTGCACGGCAACACGGGAGCCCTCGCCAGAGCGGGGGAGGGTGCCGACGCCCTGATATGCCTCGGGGACCTGGTCCTCTTCCTCGACTACGCCGACCACTCCCGGGGCATCTTCCCCGACCTCTTCGGCGTCGAGAACGCCGACCGGCTCGTCGAGCTGCGCACCGCCCGCCGCTTCGACGAGGCCCGTGACCTGGGCCGCCGGCTCTGGGGCGAGCTCGGCATCGACCGCGCCACCGCGATCGAGTCCGCCGTCCGCCGCCAGTACGCCGAGATGTTCGCCGCCCTGCCCGCGCCCACCTACGCCACCTACGGCAACGTCGACATCCCCGGCCTCTGGTCCGAGTACGCCGGCCCCGGCACCACCGTCCTCGACGGCGACCGGGTCGAGCTCGGCGGCCTCGTCTTCGGCTTCGTCGGCGGCGGGCTGCGCACGCCCATGCGCACGCCGTACGAGATCTCCGACGAGGAGTACGCGGCCAAGGTCGAGGCGCTCGGCGAGGTCGACGTGCTCTGCTCGCACATCCCGCCGGACCTGCCCGAGCTCACGTACGACACCGTGGCCCGCCGCTTCGAGCGCGGCAGCCGCGCCCTCCTCGACGCGATCCGCCGCACCCGCCCCCGCTACGCCCTCTTCGGCCACGTCCACCAGCCGCTGGTCCGCCGCATGCGGGTCGGCGCGACCGAGTGCGTGAACGTCGGCCACTTCGCGGCGACCGGACGCCCGTGGACCCTGGAGTGGTGA
- a CDS encoding DUF5304 domain-containing protein translates to MSDSDAWARACAEDLEAEKARRRATRGEEPGSPAEEFRKLFDAVADKLSGLGGPLAGPAAGQAAATVKEVVNQAKALVEPVIERNPQVFDHLAAAGNELLAAYRSAVQGQEARWTRGDTQQATGQATGAAPAAEPKGEPKAEPKADDKRDGKPGDGPDEAPGGGQHIDLD, encoded by the coding sequence ATGAGCGATTCGGACGCCTGGGCCCGGGCCTGCGCCGAAGACCTGGAGGCCGAGAAGGCCCGCCGCCGCGCCACCCGCGGGGAGGAGCCCGGCAGCCCGGCCGAGGAGTTCCGCAAGCTCTTCGATGCCGTCGCCGACAAGCTCTCCGGCCTCGGCGGCCCGCTCGCCGGTCCCGCCGCGGGGCAGGCGGCCGCGACCGTCAAGGAGGTCGTCAACCAGGCGAAGGCGCTCGTCGAGCCCGTCATCGAGCGCAACCCGCAGGTCTTCGACCACCTCGCCGCCGCCGGCAACGAACTGCTCGCCGCCTACCGCTCCGCCGTCCAGGGCCAGGAGGCCCGCTGGACCCGCGGCGACACCCAGCAGGCCACCGGGCAGGCCACCGGCGCGGCACCGGCCGCCGAACCGAAGGGTGAGCCGAAGGCCGAACCGAAGGCCGACGACAAGCGGGACGGCAAGCCCGGCGACGGGCCCGACGAGGCCCCCGGCGGCGGCCAGCACATCGACCTGGACTGA
- a CDS encoding ROK family glucokinase, with amino-acid sequence MGLTIGVDIGGTKIAAGVVDEEGNILDTHTVPTPPTPEGIVDAICAAVSEAGKGYQIEAVGIGAAGYVDDKRATVLFAPNIDWRHEPLKDKVEQRVGLPVVVENDANAAAWGEYRFGAGQGHEDVICITLGTGLGGGIIIGNKLRRGRFGVAAEFGHIRVVPDGLLCGCGSQGCWEQYASGRALVRYAKQRAAATPENAAVLLALGDGTPDGIQGKHVSEAARAGDKVAIDSFRELARWAGAGLADLASLFDPSAFIVGGGVSDEGELVLDPIRKSFRRWLIGGQWRPHAQVLAAQLGNKAGLVGAADLARQG; translated from the coding sequence ATGGGACTCACCATCGGCGTCGACATCGGCGGCACGAAGATCGCGGCCGGCGTGGTCGACGAGGAGGGCAACATCCTCGACACCCACACCGTGCCCACCCCGCCGACCCCCGAGGGCATCGTCGACGCCATCTGCGCAGCGGTCTCCGAGGCCGGCAAGGGGTACCAGATCGAGGCCGTCGGCATCGGAGCCGCGGGCTACGTCGACGACAAGCGCGCCACCGTCCTCTTCGCGCCGAACATCGACTGGCGGCACGAGCCGCTGAAGGACAAGGTCGAGCAGCGGGTCGGCCTCCCCGTCGTGGTCGAGAACGACGCCAACGCGGCCGCCTGGGGCGAGTACCGCTTCGGCGCCGGCCAGGGCCACGAGGACGTCATCTGCATCACGCTCGGCACCGGCCTCGGCGGCGGCATCATCATCGGCAACAAGCTGCGCCGCGGGCGCTTCGGCGTGGCCGCCGAGTTCGGCCACATCCGGGTCGTCCCGGACGGTCTGCTGTGCGGCTGCGGCAGCCAGGGCTGCTGGGAGCAGTACGCCTCCGGGCGCGCCCTCGTCCGCTACGCCAAGCAGCGCGCCGCCGCCACCCCCGAGAACGCCGCGGTGCTCCTCGCGCTCGGCGACGGCACCCCGGACGGCATCCAGGGCAAGCACGTCAGCGAGGCCGCCCGCGCGGGCGACAAGGTCGCGATCGACTCCTTCCGCGAGCTCGCCCGCTGGGCCGGCGCCGGCCTCGCGGACCTGGCCTCGCTGTTCGACCCCTCGGCCTTCATCGTCGGCGGCGGTGTCTCCGACGAGGGCGAGCTGGTCCTCGACCCGATCCGCAAGTCCTTCCGGCGCTGGCTGATCGGCGGCCAGTGGCGGCCGCACGCGCAGGTGCTCGCGGCGCAGCTCGGCAACAAGGCCGGTCTGGTCGGCGCGGCGGACCTGGCCCGCCAGGGCTGA
- a CDS encoding ArsA family ATPase has protein sequence MRIILVTGTGGAGRTSVAVGTALAEARAGRRVLLVSGEAGGPGDLGPGGPEVLVPDPATDFRREFLAFQARSTTALDLLGATPFEDAELTELPGSGQVAMLRAIRDAAAGDWDLVLVELPPVREALALLALPVQLRRYLRRLLPPERQAARALRPMLAQLAGVPLPAQWLYETTARWEAELAAVQDVVDSPDTAVRLVVEPGPAAEDALRTARLGLALQGLALDGVVANRVLPADSPDPWFAALAAEQHRHLAALREARPELHELPHLGRDPRGAEDLALLAVPVGEPAAPAEWTVEDRRAADGILVWHVPLPGAVKGALSLVRRGDELLLAVGPFRRAVPMPPVLRRCTVTGAGLVDGDLRIRFAPDPGLWPRTAP, from the coding sequence ATGCGGATCATTCTTGTGACCGGTACCGGCGGCGCCGGGCGGACTTCCGTCGCGGTGGGGACCGCGCTCGCCGAGGCGCGGGCCGGGCGGCGGGTGCTGCTGGTGTCGGGGGAGGCGGGGGGCCCGGGCGACCTGGGGCCCGGCGGGCCGGAGGTGCTCGTGCCCGACCCCGCCACCGACTTCCGCCGCGAGTTCCTCGCCTTCCAGGCCCGCTCCACCACCGCCCTCGACCTCCTCGGCGCCACGCCCTTCGAGGACGCGGAGCTCACCGAGCTGCCCGGCAGCGGCCAGGTCGCGATGCTGCGGGCGATCCGGGACGCGGCCGCCGGGGACTGGGACCTCGTCCTGGTCGAGCTGCCGCCGGTCCGCGAGGCGCTCGCGCTGCTCGCCCTGCCCGTCCAGCTGCGCCGCTATCTGCGCCGGCTGCTGCCGCCCGAGCGCCAGGCCGCCCGGGCGCTGCGCCCGATGCTCGCCCAGCTCGCCGGCGTACCGCTGCCCGCGCAGTGGCTGTACGAGACCACCGCCCGCTGGGAGGCCGAGCTCGCCGCCGTCCAGGACGTCGTCGACTCCCCGGACACCGCCGTACGCCTTGTCGTCGAACCCGGCCCCGCCGCCGAGGACGCCCTGCGCACCGCCCGGCTCGGCCTCGCCCTCCAGGGCCTCGCCCTCGACGGCGTCGTCGCCAACCGGGTGCTGCCCGCCGACTCGCCCGACCCCTGGTTCGCCGCCCTCGCCGCCGAGCAGCACCGGCACCTCGCCGCGCTCCGCGAGGCCCGCCCGGAGCTGCACGAGCTGCCGCACCTCGGGCGCGACCCGCGCGGCGCCGAGGACCTGGCCCTGCTCGCGGTGCCGGTCGGCGAACCGGCCGCCCCCGCCGAGTGGACCGTCGAGGACCGCCGCGCGGCGGACGGCATCCTGGTCTGGCACGTCCCGCTGCCCGGCGCCGTCAAGGGCGCGCTCTCGCTCGTCCGCCGCGGGGACGAACTCCTCCTCGCCGTCGGCCCGTTCCGCCGCGCCGTACCGATGCCGCCGGTGCTGCGCCGCTGCACCGTCACCGGCGCCGGACTCGTCGACGGCGACTTGCGGATCCGGTTCGCCCCGGACCCCGGACTGTGGCCGAGGACCGCTCCCTGA
- a CDS encoding alpha/beta hydrolase, with protein sequence MPVLPGAEPYRHEGGEVGVLLCHGFTGSPQSLRPWAEYLAGRGLTVALPLLPGHGTRWQDMQLTTWHDWYAEVDRELRELTARCERVFVMGLSMGGALTLRLAARHGDAISGIVLVNPGNKVHGLAAYALPVARHFVPSTKGIASDIAKAGVAEVGYDRVPLHAAHSLRRFFQAVDGELPQVTQPVVLLHSPQDHVVPPADSARILSRISSTDVKEIVLEQSYHVATLDHDAERIFEESWAFVTRLAPELRGEIGERGVASGG encoded by the coding sequence GTGCCGGTCCTTCCTGGAGCCGAGCCCTACCGCCACGAGGGCGGAGAGGTCGGCGTCCTCCTCTGTCACGGATTCACCGGGTCCCCGCAGTCGCTGCGCCCCTGGGCCGAGTACCTGGCCGGGCGCGGACTGACGGTGGCGCTGCCGCTGCTGCCCGGGCACGGCACCCGCTGGCAGGACATGCAGCTCACCACCTGGCACGACTGGTACGCGGAGGTGGACCGCGAGCTGCGCGAGCTGACCGCGCGCTGCGAGCGGGTCTTCGTCATGGGCCTTTCGATGGGCGGCGCGCTCACGCTGCGGCTCGCGGCGCGGCACGGCGACGCGATCAGCGGCATCGTGCTCGTCAACCCGGGCAACAAGGTGCACGGGCTCGCGGCGTACGCGCTGCCGGTCGCCCGGCACTTCGTGCCCTCCACCAAGGGCATCGCCAGCGACATCGCCAAGGCCGGCGTGGCCGAGGTGGGGTACGACCGGGTGCCGCTGCACGCGGCGCACTCGCTGCGGCGCTTCTTCCAGGCGGTCGACGGCGAGCTGCCGCAGGTCACGCAGCCGGTGGTGCTGCTGCACAGCCCGCAGGACCATGTCGTGCCGCCGGCCGACTCGGCCCGGATCCTCAGCCGGATCTCGTCCACGGACGTGAAGGAGATCGTGCTGGAACAGAGCTACCACGTGGCGACGTTGGACCACGATGCGGAGCGGATCTTCGAGGAGAGCTGGGCGTTCGTCACCCGGCTCGCCCCGGAGCTGCGCGGGGAGATCGGGGAGAGGGGAGTCGCAAGCGGTGGCTGA